Proteins from one Litoribrevibacter albus genomic window:
- a CDS encoding substrate-binding periplasmic protein, protein MFFQHFSYLIAWVVLQFMSTLACAQLLFFSENYPPYNFEDNQEIKGIAVDLLKEMHHQMGLPDPKIRIEPWARSYYNAQNIENAVVFSTTRTDEREQLFKWVGPIIDNEIVFLARKDRNIVVPDRYSLRNFRIAAVRLDIGEDVINRFQIHQHQTEIVTFPEQAARMLAFNRVDLWVYSLPPARYIQKVYGLNAEDFEVVFSYGSAGFLYYAFNLNVNDDVIIEYQQTLDSLVSDVGSEGETKYQQILKRYGAEIEDY, encoded by the coding sequence ATGTTCTTCCAACATTTTTCTTATTTGATTGCCTGGGTTGTACTGCAGTTTATGTCAACCTTAGCCTGTGCCCAGTTACTGTTCTTTTCTGAAAATTACCCACCCTATAATTTTGAAGACAATCAAGAGATCAAAGGCATTGCCGTAGATCTGTTGAAAGAGATGCATCACCAGATGGGTTTGCCTGATCCTAAGATTCGGATTGAGCCTTGGGCAAGATCCTATTACAACGCTCAGAACATTGAAAACGCGGTCGTGTTTTCAACCACCAGAACGGATGAGAGGGAGCAATTATTTAAATGGGTTGGCCCTATCATAGACAATGAAATTGTGTTCTTAGCGCGTAAAGATCGAAATATTGTTGTGCCTGATCGCTACAGCTTACGGAATTTTAGAATTGCAGCCGTGCGTTTAGACATTGGTGAAGACGTAATTAATCGTTTCCAGATTCATCAACACCAAACAGAGATTGTGACCTTTCCTGAGCAGGCCGCGAGGATGCTAGCGTTTAATCGAGTCGATCTCTGGGTGTATAGCCTGCCTCCGGCTCGGTACATTCAAAAGGTGTACGGGCTCAATGCAGAGGACTTTGAAGTGGTGTTTAGTTACGGAAGTGCCGGCTTTTTGTACTATGCCTTCAATCTAAACGTGAATGATGATGTGATCATCGAATATCAGCAAACACTAGATAGTCTTGTCTCCGATGTAGGATCTGAAGGGGAAACCAAATACCAGCAGATCCTGAAAAGATATGGGGCAGAGATTGAGGATTATTAA
- the gloA gene encoding lactoylglutathione lyase, whose amino-acid sequence MRILHTMLRVGDLDRSIEFYTDVLGMNLIRRSENEQYKYTLAFVGYGDEKEGAVIELTYNWGVTEYDHGEAFGHIALETDDIYATCDAIKEKGGLVTREPGPVKGGTTIIAFVKDPDGYSIELINKKDTSQGLG is encoded by the coding sequence ATGCGAATCCTTCACACCATGCTGCGCGTTGGCGATCTAGATCGCTCCATTGAGTTCTACACGGATGTTCTGGGTATGAATCTAATTCGTCGTTCCGAGAATGAACAATACAAGTACACGTTAGCGTTCGTTGGTTACGGTGATGAGAAAGAAGGAGCCGTGATTGAACTGACCTATAACTGGGGTGTTACAGAGTACGATCACGGAGAGGCGTTTGGCCACATCGCACTTGAAACGGATGATATTTATGCGACCTGCGATGCAATTAAAGAAAAAGGCGGATTAGTAACCCGAGAGCCTGGACCGGTAAAAGGTGGAACAACCATCATTGCATTTGTAAAAGACCCTGATGGATACAGCATCGAGCTTATTAACAAGAAAGATACAAGCCAAGGGCTCGGTTAA
- the nth gene encoding endonuclease III — MNKEKRTEIFTRLRDQNPEPKTELEYSTPFELLLAVALSAQATDVSVNKATRKLFPVANTPEAVYELGVEGLSEYIKTIGLYNSKAKNAIAMCKILIEKHNSEVPQTREALEELPGVGRKTANVVLNTAFRQIAMAVDTHIDRVSNRTKIAPGKNVREVEDKLLRLVPKEFLMDAHHWLILHGRYVCTARKPKCTACIIEDLCEFKEKTSD; from the coding sequence ATGAATAAAGAAAAACGTACCGAAATCTTTACCCGACTGAGAGATCAAAACCCTGAGCCCAAAACGGAGCTGGAATACTCTACTCCGTTTGAGCTTTTACTCGCCGTTGCCCTTTCCGCTCAAGCCACAGATGTCAGCGTTAACAAAGCCACCCGTAAACTGTTCCCTGTAGCTAACACGCCAGAAGCAGTTTATGAACTGGGTGTTGAAGGGCTGAGTGAATACATCAAGACCATCGGTCTGTATAACTCAAAAGCCAAGAACGCCATCGCTATGTGCAAGATTCTCATAGAGAAGCACAACAGCGAAGTTCCTCAAACTCGCGAAGCACTGGAAGAATTACCCGGCGTGGGCCGAAAGACTGCCAACGTCGTTCTAAATACCGCTTTCCGTCAGATTGCCATGGCTGTCGATACCCACATCGATCGAGTATCCAACCGTACAAAAATTGCGCCGGGTAAGAATGTTCGGGAAGTGGAAGACAAACTGCTTCGTCTAGTGCCGAAAGAGTTCCTAATGGATGCTCACCACTGGCTGATCCTTCACGGTCGCTATGTATGCACCGCACGTAAACCAAAGTGTACCGCTTGCATCATTGAAGACTTGTGTGAGTTTAAAGAAAAGACGAGTGATTAG
- a CDS encoding electron transport complex subunit E gives MTDMKKIVVDGLWKNNPATVQLLGLCPLLAVTGSVVNALGLGLATILVLVGSNLSVSLIRNYVSEAVRLPAFVMIIASFTTSVELLMQAFTYELYQILGIFIPLIVTNCSILGRADAFACKNPVLPSVIDGLMMGLGFTAVLVLLGAMREIIGLGTLFSNMTLLFGSLAENWTIIVFEDYKGMLFAILPPGAFIGLGIIIAVKNIIDAKVKEREDANKEHVVAGSKRARVTGTIS, from the coding sequence ATGACAGATATGAAGAAAATTGTCGTCGACGGCCTTTGGAAGAACAATCCGGCTACGGTTCAGTTATTGGGTCTTTGTCCACTTCTGGCCGTCACCGGCTCGGTCGTTAACGCATTAGGCTTGGGCCTTGCAACCATTCTTGTGCTTGTTGGCTCAAACTTATCGGTTTCACTGATTCGAAACTATGTCTCAGAAGCCGTTCGTCTTCCTGCCTTTGTGATGATCATTGCGTCATTCACCACCTCTGTTGAACTGTTAATGCAAGCGTTCACTTACGAGCTGTATCAGATTCTCGGGATCTTTATTCCTTTGATCGTAACCAACTGTTCTATTCTGGGCCGCGCCGATGCATTTGCCTGTAAGAACCCTGTTTTACCTTCGGTTATCGACGGTTTAATGATGGGCTTGGGCTTTACCGCAGTTTTAGTGTTACTCGGTGCCATGCGTGAAATTATCGGTCTTGGAACCCTATTCTCTAATATGACCTTACTGTTTGGCAGCCTGGCAGAGAACTGGACAATCATTGTATTCGAAGACTACAAAGGCATGTTGTTTGCCATTTTGCCACCGGGTGCTTTCATTGGGCTAGGTATCATTATTGCGGTCAAAAACATCATTGATGCCAAGGTTAAAGAACGTGAAGATGCCAACAAAGAACACGTTGTAGCAGGTTCTAAACGTGCACGCGTAACCGGTACAATTTCTTGA
- the rsxG gene encoding electron transport complex subunit RsxG, whose product MDSLLTAIRKNAIGLAIFAAVTAGLIAVIQVTTKETISHNIQQARVKALHEMLPRDQHDNDLLNDALWISGKELGLTQPEEAFVAKKNGNPIAFFFPVKALEGYTGPISLVVGIKASGELAGIRVLQHQETPGLGDQIELKKSNWVLSFNGVSLNNPMEDRWKVKKDGGHFDQFTGATITPRAIVKAVHKALRAFKQNKHTLITLETHQSIEGSEPNQVFELTYNPDLDSANQHSKGE is encoded by the coding sequence ATGGATTCGTTGCTAACAGCCATTCGTAAAAACGCCATCGGTCTTGCTATATTCGCGGCGGTTACTGCCGGTTTGATTGCCGTTATTCAAGTAACGACCAAAGAAACCATCAGTCACAATATCCAGCAAGCACGCGTTAAAGCACTTCATGAAATGTTACCGCGTGACCAGCACGACAATGATTTATTGAACGACGCACTTTGGATTTCAGGCAAAGAGTTAGGACTTACTCAACCTGAAGAAGCCTTTGTAGCTAAGAAAAACGGGAATCCAATCGCCTTTTTCTTTCCCGTCAAAGCACTGGAAGGTTATACCGGCCCTATCAGTTTAGTGGTCGGAATTAAAGCATCCGGCGAACTGGCAGGCATTCGTGTTCTTCAGCACCAGGAAACACCGGGACTGGGTGATCAAATCGAACTCAAGAAATCGAATTGGGTGTTATCATTTAACGGTGTATCGCTGAATAATCCGATGGAAGATCGCTGGAAAGTAAAAAAAGACGGCGGCCACTTTGATCAGTTTACTGGGGCAACCATTACACCTCGCGCTATTGTAAAAGCCGTGCATAAAGCCTTAAGAGCGTTCAAACAAAATAAGCACACACTTATAACGCTAGAGACTCATCAAAGCATCGAAGGTTCTGAGCCAAACCAAGTGTTTGAGCTGACTTACAATCCTGACCTCGATAGCGCCAACCAACACTCCAAGGGAGAGTAA
- the rsxD gene encoding electron transport complex subunit RsxD yields the protein MSFLSITSPHMNKSNVRSVGWVMTQVIIATFPAILAMTWFFGWGTLINIVLAVSVALLSESLVLKLRKRPVGFYLKDGSAIVTALLLALALPAFAPWWLTTVGVAFAIIVAKHMYGGMGYNPFNPAMVAYALLLVSFPVDMTQWSFPNHSFVLSFSDTFSHIFGLSVAHDGLTSATPLDAMKHSAGQTLNELFASKAALRPDTFEAYQVISVAFLLGGIYLLARKIYTWHAPVGMLAGMAVIATIFQIVDPDSYAPASFHLLTGATMLGAFFIVTDPVTSATSTKGRLIFGIGVGVLVYLIRAFGNYPDAVAFAVLLMNFASPFLDQYTQPRTYGHRKARSGLPKKKD from the coding sequence ATGTCATTTTTGAGCATTACATCCCCTCATATGAACAAGTCCAACGTGCGTAGCGTTGGATGGGTGATGACCCAGGTAATCATTGCGACCTTCCCGGCCATCCTTGCGATGACTTGGTTCTTCGGCTGGGGAACACTGATTAATATCGTACTTGCGGTTTCCGTTGCGCTTCTTTCCGAGTCGTTGGTTCTTAAACTTCGTAAGCGTCCTGTTGGTTTCTACCTAAAAGATGGATCAGCCATTGTCACCGCTTTATTGCTGGCCCTGGCTCTTCCCGCATTTGCTCCTTGGTGGTTAACAACAGTGGGTGTGGCTTTCGCCATCATCGTAGCGAAACACATGTATGGTGGCATGGGCTACAACCCGTTCAACCCGGCGATGGTTGCCTATGCCCTGCTCTTGGTGTCTTTCCCTGTAGACATGACCCAATGGTCATTTCCAAATCACAGCTTTGTATTGAGCTTCTCCGATACCTTTAGTCATATCTTTGGTCTATCTGTAGCTCACGATGGTCTTACCAGTGCCACGCCATTAGATGCGATGAAGCACAGCGCAGGTCAGACTCTAAATGAGCTGTTCGCATCGAAAGCAGCTCTACGACCAGATACCTTTGAAGCTTATCAAGTGATTTCAGTGGCCTTCCTGTTAGGAGGCATTTACTTACTGGCTCGTAAAATCTATACCTGGCATGCGCCTGTGGGAATGTTGGCCGGTATGGCAGTCATTGCGACGATTTTCCAGATTGTTGATCCTGACAGCTATGCACCTGCTAGCTTCCACCTGTTAACCGGTGCAACCATGTTAGGTGCCTTCTTCATTGTTACCGATCCAGTAACCAGTGCGACCAGTACCAAAGGCCGCTTGATCTTCGGTATTGGTGTGGGTGTTTTGGTGTATCTAATTCGTGCCTTTGGTAACTACCCTGATGCCGTGGCATTTGCCGTGTTATTGATGAATTTTGCATCGCCGTTCCTGGATCAATACACACAACCACGAACCTATGGGCATCGCAAAGCGCGTTCTGGCCTGCCGAAGAAGAAGGATTAA
- the rsxC gene encoding electron transport complex subunit RsxC, which yields MSQAIKLWDIHGGIHPAENKEQSSQKPIRQAVLPKKLYLPLQQHIGSPSELSVKVGDKVLKGQRIAEANGFISASLHAPTSGTVIAIENRAIPHPSGLTAETLILETDGEETWCEREIIEDYRHTDPKVLLNHIRNHGITGMGGAGFPTSVKLTSKDDDHIHTLIINGAECEPYITADHLLMRERADQIIVGIGILGHILKPRRCIIGVEDNKMDAVEALKASIESHPNTLPFEVIVAAIPTKYPSGGEKQLIQILTGKEVPHGGIPADLGIVCQNVGTVAAVSKAVLHGEPLISRITTVTGNAVADRGNFETLIGTPLSDLLYQCALDEDDLHRLIMGGPMMGFSLQSTDLPVIKTTNCILAATEAEFPNPAQAQDCIRCGMCAEACPAELLPQQLYWFSRAKEFDKAKHFNLFDCIECGACSFVCPSHIPLVQYFRFAKGGIRAEEQAHIKSDRAKLRFEARQERLAKEEAEKEARRKARADAAAKAKAEKEQTTAQTETTASENADDDKKAAIAAAVARAKTKKGADASAPSVDLKALKVESSQARAAYLKAQRTLDAAKEAGELTPEQISEQETEIAKLKTAYEESKAKMDAARSGGTSPTAPATSSAPGPDLKALKVASSQARAAHLKAQRALESAKEAGELSDDETKAQEAEVAKLLTAYEDAKKALDDAKSGNSERPGDTPSTSTSENISEAQPTVDVKALKVASSQARAAYLKAQRALDTAKEAGELSDEEITAQEADVAKLQTAYETAKKALDDAKNGVATQPSQPTQVTETTSEAPATKTLDQKYKEMKVQASQARAAAKQAQKAVDEAKEAGQAAEEIKALEDTLAEAVQSYEKLNAKKLVLQEKVKLQKEAPATKTPELSQASEPNIQTASDNKSPEEVVNADDIDPAQKAKELKVAASQTKAAWRKLERELTAAQEAGDETSALETQVAEAKAKYDQANEAKTAAMDALKG from the coding sequence ATGAGTCAAGCAATAAAACTCTGGGACATTCACGGCGGCATTCATCCGGCTGAGAACAAAGAACAGTCCTCTCAAAAACCTATTCGTCAGGCAGTGCTACCTAAAAAGCTGTATCTTCCTTTGCAGCAACATATTGGCAGTCCGTCGGAGCTATCAGTAAAGGTCGGTGATAAGGTATTAAAAGGTCAGCGTATTGCTGAAGCGAATGGTTTCATCAGTGCCTCTTTGCATGCACCGACATCAGGTACGGTTATCGCCATTGAGAATCGTGCCATTCCACACCCGTCTGGTTTAACTGCCGAGACTCTGATTCTCGAAACTGACGGTGAAGAAACCTGGTGCGAACGAGAAATCATTGAAGATTATCGTCATACCGATCCTAAAGTATTGCTAAACCATATCCGTAATCATGGTATTACCGGTATGGGTGGTGCAGGCTTCCCAACGTCAGTAAAACTTACCTCTAAAGATGACGATCATATTCACACCCTGATTATCAATGGCGCTGAATGTGAGCCTTACATCACGGCAGACCATTTGTTGATGCGTGAACGTGCCGATCAAATTATTGTAGGCATTGGCATCCTTGGACATATACTGAAGCCTCGCCGTTGCATTATTGGCGTTGAAGATAACAAAATGGATGCCGTAGAAGCGTTGAAAGCCTCTATTGAATCTCATCCGAACACGCTGCCATTTGAAGTCATAGTTGCTGCGATTCCGACAAAATACCCATCGGGTGGTGAGAAGCAGCTAATTCAAATTTTGACAGGAAAAGAAGTTCCTCACGGTGGTATTCCTGCTGATCTTGGCATTGTTTGTCAAAACGTCGGGACCGTTGCGGCCGTTAGTAAGGCCGTTCTACACGGTGAGCCGTTAATCAGCCGTATCACTACAGTCACAGGTAATGCTGTGGCGGATCGAGGCAACTTTGAAACCTTAATTGGTACTCCACTTTCAGATTTGCTTTACCAATGCGCGTTGGATGAAGATGATTTACACCGTTTAATCATGGGTGGCCCGATGATGGGCTTCTCGCTTCAGTCTACCGACCTACCAGTTATCAAAACCACTAACTGCATTCTTGCAGCTACTGAAGCCGAGTTCCCAAATCCGGCCCAAGCTCAGGACTGCATCCGTTGTGGAATGTGTGCAGAAGCCTGCCCTGCTGAGCTGCTGCCACAACAGTTGTATTGGTTCTCGCGCGCTAAAGAGTTCGATAAAGCAAAACACTTTAACTTATTTGACTGCATTGAATGCGGCGCCTGTTCATTTGTCTGCCCAAGTCATATTCCATTGGTGCAGTATTTCCGCTTTGCCAAAGGCGGGATTCGTGCGGAAGAGCAAGCACACATCAAGTCGGATCGTGCAAAACTTCGTTTTGAAGCACGCCAAGAACGCCTTGCCAAAGAAGAGGCTGAAAAAGAAGCGCGCCGTAAAGCCCGCGCAGATGCAGCGGCTAAGGCAAAAGCTGAAAAAGAACAAACAACGGCTCAAACAGAAACGACAGCTTCAGAAAATGCTGACGACGATAAAAAAGCTGCGATTGCAGCCGCAGTCGCCCGAGCTAAAACCAAGAAAGGCGCCGATGCGTCAGCACCAAGCGTTGATCTAAAAGCATTGAAAGTAGAGTCTTCTCAAGCACGCGCGGCTTACTTAAAAGCTCAACGTACTCTGGATGCAGCTAAAGAAGCCGGTGAATTAACACCTGAGCAGATCAGTGAGCAAGAGACAGAAATTGCTAAACTGAAAACCGCCTATGAAGAATCCAAAGCGAAAATGGATGCGGCTCGAAGTGGCGGAACAAGTCCAACAGCACCTGCAACCTCCTCTGCGCCAGGCCCTGATCTAAAAGCACTGAAGGTCGCTTCCTCGCAAGCACGAGCTGCACATTTAAAAGCACAACGTGCCCTAGAGTCCGCGAAAGAAGCCGGCGAACTCTCTGACGACGAGACTAAAGCACAAGAAGCGGAAGTAGCGAAATTACTCACCGCTTATGAAGACGCCAAGAAAGCACTGGACGACGCTAAATCAGGAAATTCTGAAAGACCTGGAGATACCCCTTCAACATCGACGTCTGAAAACATTTCAGAAGCACAACCAACCGTTGATGTTAAAGCATTAAAAGTCGCTTCGTCACAAGCTCGCGCAGCGTATTTGAAAGCACAACGCGCCTTGGATACAGCCAAAGAAGCCGGTGAACTTTCCGATGAAGAAATCACAGCACAGGAAGCCGACGTAGCTAAATTACAAACGGCTTACGAAACGGCTAAGAAAGCGCTAGACGACGCAAAGAATGGCGTTGCTACACAGCCGTCTCAACCTACTCAAGTAACTGAAACAACCTCAGAGGCGCCTGCAACCAAGACGCTCGACCAGAAATACAAAGAGATGAAAGTACAGGCATCTCAAGCTCGAGCTGCTGCTAAACAAGCGCAGAAAGCCGTTGATGAAGCGAAAGAAGCCGGTCAAGCTGCTGAAGAGATCAAGGCATTGGAAGACACTTTGGCCGAAGCCGTTCAAAGCTACGAAAAGCTGAATGCCAAGAAGTTAGTACTTCAGGAAAAAGTAAAGCTTCAGAAGGAAGCGCCGGCGACCAAAACACCAGAGCTAAGCCAAGCATCAGAGCCAAACATTCAGACAGCATCTGACAATAAGTCACCGGAAGAAGTCGTAAATGCAGACGATATCGATCCGGCTCAGAAAGCAAAAGAGCTGAAAGTGGCCGCCTCTCAAACCAAAGCCGCATGGCGCAAGCTGGAAAGAGAACTGACCGCTGCACAAGAAGCCGGTGATGAGACCTCGGCGCTAGAAACACAAGTAGCTGAAGCTAAAGCAAAATACGACCAGGCCAATGAAGCTAAAACGGCTGCAATGGACGCCCTGAAAGGATAA
- the rsxB gene encoding electron transport complex subunit RsxB, with product MTLLTAILALVGLSLLFGAILGFASIRYKVEGNPIVDQIDALLPQTQCGQCSYPGCKPYAEAIANGEKINKCPPGGESTINALADLLGVEPEPLDAEHGEESVTKVAVIREDECIGCTKCIQACPVDAILGAAKQMHTVIASECTGCDLCVEPCPVDCIDMVPVAPTLQTWSWEQPVSTANAVSAQNDNLIITDKGRGAAA from the coding sequence ATGACGTTATTAACCGCTATCCTTGCACTGGTTGGCCTTTCACTACTTTTCGGAGCCATCCTGGGGTTTGCCTCCATTCGATATAAAGTGGAAGGTAACCCGATCGTCGATCAGATTGATGCTCTACTCCCCCAAACACAATGCGGTCAGTGCAGTTACCCTGGCTGTAAGCCTTACGCTGAAGCCATTGCCAATGGTGAAAAGATTAATAAATGCCCTCCTGGTGGCGAAAGCACCATTAACGCCTTGGCCGATTTATTAGGCGTAGAACCTGAGCCACTGGATGCCGAGCACGGTGAAGAATCCGTAACTAAAGTTGCGGTTATCCGAGAAGACGAATGCATCGGATGCACAAAGTGCATTCAGGCATGTCCGGTTGACGCGATTCTGGGTGCAGCCAAACAAATGCATACTGTCATCGCCAGTGAATGTACTGGGTGTGATCTTTGTGTTGAACCTTGCCCGGTTGATTGTATTGATATGGTGCCGGTTGCGCCTACGCTTCAAACCTGGAGTTGGGAACAGCCGGTTTCCACTGCAAACGCAGTGTCGGCACAAAACGATAATCTCATCATCACTGATAAAGGTCGAGGAGCTGCTGCCTAA
- the rsxA gene encoding electron transport complex subunit RsxA: MVDYLLILVSTILVNNFVLVQFLGLCPFMGVSNKLETAMGMSLATTFVLTLSSVCSYLTYEFILEPLNITYLKTISFILVIAVVVQFTEMFIRKASPVLYKVLGVFLPLITTNCAVLGVALLNIKKENDFIESVFYGFGAAVGFSLVLVLFAAMRERITVSDVPVPFQGAAIGMITAGLMSLAFMGFTGLVTL, from the coding sequence ATGGTTGATTATCTACTGATTCTGGTCAGTACCATTCTGGTGAACAACTTCGTTCTGGTTCAGTTTCTAGGTTTATGCCCTTTTATGGGGGTATCAAATAAACTCGAAACCGCCATGGGTATGTCGCTGGCAACCACCTTCGTACTTACGTTATCGTCCGTTTGTAGTTACCTCACCTACGAATTCATTCTTGAGCCACTTAACATCACCTACCTGAAAACGATTTCGTTCATTCTGGTCATCGCGGTTGTGGTTCAATTCACCGAAATGTTCATCCGTAAAGCCAGCCCGGTTTTATATAAGGTGTTAGGTGTGTTCCTGCCACTGATTACCACCAACTGTGCGGTATTGGGTGTGGCTCTTCTGAACATCAAAAAAGAAAACGATTTCATTGAATCCGTCTTTTACGGGTTCGGTGCCGCTGTTGGCTTCTCATTGGTCTTGGTACTGTTTGCCGCCATGCGTGAACGTATTACGGTATCCGATGTACCAGTACCATTCCAGGGTGCCGCGATTGGTATGATTACAGCCGGCTTAATGTCGTTAGCCTTCATGGGCTTTACTGGTTTGGTTACGCTGTAA
- a CDS encoding type II toxin-antitoxin system ParD family antitoxin — translation MANRLSLGVHWEHFIQQEIKSGRYVSVSEVLRDALRALEERRSHHPLANGLSNLSSPSLSSPHLSSPHQNTPRFEDHMSIDHIIHEQPLSKNPNS, via the coding sequence GTGGCCAACCGTCTTAGCTTAGGAGTACATTGGGAGCACTTCATTCAGCAAGAAATTAAAAGTGGACGATACGTATCTGTATCTGAAGTGCTACGAGATGCATTAAGAGCCCTTGAAGAAAGAAGATCCCATCACCCGCTTGCTAACGGCCTCAGCAACTTAAGCTCACCCAGCCTTAGCTCACCCCACCTTAGCTCACCCCACCAAAATACTCCCAGGTTCGAGGATCACATGAGCATCGACCACATCATCCACGAACAACCTTTATCCAAAAATCCGAATTCCTAA